One window from the genome of Amaranthus tricolor cultivar Red isolate AtriRed21 chromosome 9, ASM2621246v1, whole genome shotgun sequence encodes:
- the LOC130823209 gene encoding uncharacterized protein LOC130823209, producing the protein MEAVSNNDPWYTTNIDATGRKGLSALQKCTAALRMLAYGVAADQVDEYLRISESIARKALTHFTKGIINQFGQHYLRKPTPQDLTRLLAFSEERGFPGMIGSVDCMHWEWKNCPATWKGQYQGRAGVATLILEAVADHDLWIWHAFFGMPGSYNDLNVLYRSPLLVDLFEGRAPPVKFTVNGNQYGIAYYLTDGIYPKWATFIQSITEPQTAKARLFAQHQEAARKDVERAFGVLQTRFAIIRKPSLAWDEERLSDIITSCIIMHNMIVEDERDTYTHYADGREFIGDRPKGQSEGTSGLNDDFEYYTDRIVNINRYLANKDDVEDRQTHLSLKDDLVENIWQKFEENRN; encoded by the coding sequence ATGGAAGCTGTCTCCAACAACGATCCATGGTACACTACCAACATTGATGCAACTGGTAGAAAAGGTCTAAGTGCTTTACAAAAGTGTACTGCAGCTCTTCGTATGCTAGCATACGGGGTGGCTGCTGATCAAGTTGATGAGTACCTCCGAATTAGCGAAAGCATAGCACGAAAAGCACTCACTCATTTCACAAAGGGAATAATCAACCAATTTGGGCAACATTATTTGAGAAAACCAACACCACAAGATTTGACGAGATTATTAGCCTTTAGTGAAGAACGAGGATTCCCTGGCATGATTGGTAGTGTTGATTGCATGCATTGGGAGTGGAAGAATTGCCCAGCAACATGGAAAGGGCAATATCAAGGCCGAGCTGGTGTTGCAACATTAATTCTTGAAGCTGTCGCCGATCATGACCTATGGATATGGCATGCCTTTTTTGGGATGCCAGGTTCATATAATGATCTCAACGTGCTATATCGATCACCtcttttagttgatttgtttgaaggaaggGCACCACCTGTCAAATTCACGGTGAATGGAAATCAATACGGCATAGCTTATTATCTCACTGATGGCATTTATCCTAAATGGGCTACTTTTATTCAGTCTATTACTGAACCGCAAACAGCAAAAGCAAGGTTATTTGCCCAACATCAAGAAGCAGCAAGAAAGGATGTGGAGCGAGCATTTGGGGTGTTGCAAACTCGATTTGCAATAATTAGAAAGCCCTCACTTGCTTGGGATGAAGAACGACTCTCTGATATAATTACTTCTtgtataattatgcataatatgaTAGTGGAAGATGAAAGAGATACATATACACACTATGCTGATGGTAGAGAGTTCATAGGAGATCGCCCAAAAGGTCAATCAGAAGGTACAAGTGGATTAAATGATGACTTTGAGTATTACACAGATAGAATTGTTAATATCAATCGATACTTGGCAAATAAGGATGATGTTGAAGATCGACAAACACATTTATCCTTAAAAGATGACTTGGTTGAAAATATCTGGCAAAAGTTTGAAGAGAACCGCAATTaa